A single region of the Vicia villosa cultivar HV-30 ecotype Madison, WI linkage group LG4, Vvil1.0, whole genome shotgun sequence genome encodes:
- the LOC131598915 gene encoding protein RNA-directed DNA methylation 3-like isoform X3 produces MKMKLLIYMFFLCALILISTMEVETFKVGAVEETKTKSGRDSWRDWGGSFWGDEEVNTGGEDKHGGHGSGEKGKKESKNGKDDWRDWGGSFWGDEEGNGGKRGKEGGHNGGN; encoded by the exons ATGAAAATGAAGCTTCTTATCTATATGTTTTTTCTTTGTGCACTAATTCTTATTTCTACTATGGAAGTTGAGACCTTCAAAG TTGGTGCAGTTGAAGAAACCAAAACAAAATCTGGAAGAGATAGTTGGAGAGACTGGGGAGGCTCCTTTTGGGGAGATGAAGAAGTGAATACTGGTGGAGAAGACAAACATGGTGGACATGGAAGCGGTGAAAAGGGAAAAA AAGAATCTAAAAATGGAAAAGATGATTGGAGAGATTGGGGAGGATCTTTCTGGGGAGATGAAGAAGGGAATGGTGGCAAGAGAGGTAAAGAAGGTGGACACAATGGCGGAAATTAG
- the LOC131598915 gene encoding protein RNA-directed DNA methylation 3-like isoform X1, translated as MKMKLLIYMFFLCALILISTMEVETFKGGNQFGAVEETKTKSGRDSWRDWGGSFWGDEEVNTGGEDKHGGHGSGEKGKKESKNGKDDWRDWGGSFWGDEEGNGGKRGKEGGHNGGN; from the exons ATGAAAATGAAGCTTCTTATCTATATGTTTTTTCTTTGTGCACTAATTCTTATTTCTACTATGGAAGTTGAGACCTTCAAAGGTGGGAATCAAT TTGGTGCAGTTGAAGAAACCAAAACAAAATCTGGAAGAGATAGTTGGAGAGACTGGGGAGGCTCCTTTTGGGGAGATGAAGAAGTGAATACTGGTGGAGAAGACAAACATGGTGGACATGGAAGCGGTGAAAAGGGAAAAA AAGAATCTAAAAATGGAAAAGATGATTGGAGAGATTGGGGAGGATCTTTCTGGGGAGATGAAGAAGGGAATGGTGGCAAGAGAGGTAAAGAAGGTGGACACAATGGCGGAAATTAG
- the LOC131598915 gene encoding protein RNA-directed DNA methylation 3-like isoform X2, producing the protein MKMKLLIYMFFLCALILISTMEVETFKGGNQFGAVEETKTKSGRDSWRDWGGSFWGDEEVNTGGEDKHGGHGSGEKGKKSKNGKDDWRDWGGSFWGDEEGNGGKRGKEGGHNGGN; encoded by the exons ATGAAAATGAAGCTTCTTATCTATATGTTTTTTCTTTGTGCACTAATTCTTATTTCTACTATGGAAGTTGAGACCTTCAAAGGTGGGAATCAAT TTGGTGCAGTTGAAGAAACCAAAACAAAATCTGGAAGAGATAGTTGGAGAGACTGGGGAGGCTCCTTTTGGGGAGATGAAGAAGTGAATACTGGTGGAGAAGACAAACATGGTGGACATGGAAGCGGTGAAAAGGGAAAAA AATCTAAAAATGGAAAAGATGATTGGAGAGATTGGGGAGGATCTTTCTGGGGAGATGAAGAAGGGAATGGTGGCAAGAGAGGTAAAGAAGGTGGACACAATGGCGGAAATTAG
- the LOC131598916 gene encoding uncharacterized protein LOC131598916 — translation MAIEPSKDEDQFGAIEESKIKIGIDGWRNWGGWSSIGRRRNNGGENKEGGQVGVAKEKGEQIESGKDNKTEREDEDGHIGEDWDLRGTRSWKL, via the exons ATGGCAATTGAGCCATCCAAAGATGAAGATCAAT TTGGTGCAATAGAAGAATCCAAAATAAAAATTGGAATAGATGGTTGGAGAAATTGGGGAGGCTGGAGTTCAATAGGAAGACGAAGAAATAATGGTGGAGAAAACAAAGAAGGTGGACAAGTTGGAGTTGCAAAAGAAAAAGGTGAACAAATTGAGAGtggaaaagacaacaaaactgaaagagaagatgaagatggacaCATTGGTGAAGATTGGGATTTGAGAGGTACGAGAAGTTGGAAACTTTAA